One genomic region from Thermoplasmata archaeon encodes:
- a CDS encoding metal ABC transporter ATP-binding protein produces the protein MRKDVVIEVENLEVRRGATTVITDASFTISRGEYVGIVGPNGGGKTTLVEAVLGLLPKTKGQIRIFGKSVDDFDEWERIAYVPQHATNFDEMFPLTVKELVAQGRIGRTNMGRKLGREDWNKVKEAMEFLEISHLADKRIGKLSGGQKQRAFIARAIAREPEVLFLDEPVAGVDPSVQEKFYKLLSDLNLKKGTTIISVSHDLSVVFCRMSRVICVNQRTYSCHIDERMDPEKVLRQVYGEHFHFVFHRHECRGVFGNE, from the coding sequence TTGAGGAAGGATGTAGTGATTGAAGTGGAAAATTTGGAAGTGCGGCGCGGTGCAACTACAGTGATAACTGATGCTTCGTTTACAATTTCTAGAGGGGAGTATGTTGGAATTGTTGGCCCGAACGGTGGCGGTAAAACTACGCTTGTGGAGGCAGTGCTTGGTCTCCTGCCAAAAACGAAAGGACAAATCCGAATTTTTGGAAAATCAGTTGATGATTTTGATGAATGGGAGAGGATTGCGTATGTGCCCCAGCATGCTACAAATTTTGATGAGATGTTTCCACTAACTGTAAAGGAACTTGTAGCCCAGGGTAGAATTGGAAGAACAAATATGGGGAGGAAGCTAGGTAGAGAGGACTGGAACAAAGTTAAGGAGGCAATGGAGTTTCTTGAAATTTCTCACCTTGCAGACAAACGAATTGGTAAGCTTTCAGGAGGGCAGAAGCAGCGCGCTTTCATTGCAAGGGCGATTGCGAGAGAACCAGAAGTTCTATTCCTTGATGAGCCAGTTGCAGGTGTTGATCCCAGCGTTCAAGAAAAATTTTACAAATTGCTCAGTGATTTAAACCTGAAAAAAGGCACGACAATAATTTCGGTCTCCCATGACCTCTCTGTGGTGTTCTGCAGGATGTCGAGAGTGATCTGTGTAAATCAGCGCACTTATTCATGCCACATAGATGAGAGAATGGACCCAGAAAAAGTTTTAAGACAGGTGTATGGAGAGCATTTCCACTTTGTGTTTCACAGGCATGAGTGTAGGGGTGTCTTTGGAAATGAGTGA
- a CDS encoding metal ABC transporter substrate-binding protein yields the protein MNRRQKIFLGVISVAVASLIIAGTIITTYQKSSENLQVVVTFYPLYFFASEIGKERVEVSMLIPDNAEVHSWQPAISDMLKVEKAKIFVYNGAGLEPWVEDFLGAVKNKPVIVDTSQNIPIQLSPHLQEVLESATNLLAQNCTQISFPQSMPIQPSNTTAYSLHLNQNIVTLQLNISHESKILLAFNKTFSFELRNTTVLSPALSLNYTLLASYSLSFVHIFHLDPGIYEMVFNASNQNEIYFTVFPFEVTEGEEEEEHGHGIYDPHIWLDPLLAKIQVRNILEGFKAADPENAHFYQTNAETLLKKLDKLHSDFTNGLKNRTKNAIICSHLAFNYMGKRYGFNVHAAIGITADREPSPTELAKLVDLINTLQLHYVFVEPGYSDRYMQTLANQTGAGILVLDAVHGRTGEHANLDYFQIMYENLKNLRTGLEVVD from the coding sequence ATGAATAGGCGGCAGAAAATATTTCTAGGAGTGATATCCGTTGCAGTGGCTTCTCTTATCATAGCGGGAACTATTATTACCACCTACCAGAAAAGCTCGGAAAATCTGCAGGTAGTGGTCACATTTTATCCACTCTACTTCTTTGCATCCGAAATAGGGAAAGAAAGAGTAGAGGTAAGCATGCTTATCCCTGACAATGCAGAGGTTCATTCATGGCAGCCGGCAATTTCAGACATGTTGAAGGTGGAGAAGGCAAAAATTTTCGTTTACAATGGTGCAGGACTCGAGCCCTGGGTGGAGGATTTTCTTGGTGCAGTAAAAAATAAACCAGTAATTGTTGACACAAGCCAGAACATCCCTATTCAACTCTCGCCACATCTTCAGGAAGTCCTTGAATCGGCTACAAACCTACTCGCACAAAATTGCACACAGATATCTTTTCCGCAGAGCATGCCGATACAACCAAGCAACACCACTGCATACTCTCTTCACCTAAACCAGAACATAGTTACTCTGCAGCTAAATATATCACATGAATCAAAAATTCTTCTTGCTTTCAATAAAACTTTTAGCTTTGAACTGAGAAATACAACTGTGCTTTCTCCTGCACTATCTCTAAACTATACTCTTCTCGCAAGCTACTCACTCAGCTTTGTCCATATTTTCCATCTAGACCCTGGGATTTATGAAATGGTTTTCAACGCGAGTAACCAGAACGAAATTTATTTCACCGTTTTTCCATTCGAAGTGACAGAAGGTGAGGAAGAGGAAGAGCATGGGCATGGAATTTATGACCCTCACATTTGGCTTGACCCATTGTTAGCGAAAATTCAAGTAAGAAACATCCTTGAAGGTTTCAAAGCTGCGGATCCAGAAAATGCTCATTTCTATCAGACAAACGCAGAAACACTTCTCAAGAAACTAGACAAACTTCACTCAGATTTTACCAATGGACTTAAAAACAGGACAAAAAATGCCATAATTTGCTCTCATCTTGCCTTCAACTACATGGGTAAGAGATATGGGTTTAATGTTCATGCAGCAATTGGTATCACTGCTGACCGAGAACCATCCCCAACTGAACTGGCTAAGCTTGTAGACCTGATAAATACACTTCAACTTCACTATGTGTTTGTAGAGCCAGGTTATTCAGATAGATACATGCAAACCCTTGCAAATCAGACGGGTGCGGGAATCCTTGTTTTGGATGCAGTACATGGAAGAACAGGGGAACATGCAAATTTGGACTATTTTCAGATAATGTATGAGAATCTGAAAAACCTGAGAACTGGCTTGGAGGTAGTGGATTGA
- a CDS encoding metal ABC transporter permease — MSDFSVLASLFSYQFFQFAVLGGILAGSACAMVGVFIVLKKQSMLGDGLAHASFGGIAIGLFLGLLPLLTALLVSILTVLAISYMRRHGIAPSDASIAVFLALGFATGLVLISLSGGFSVDLFSYLFGSILTINAMDLMVIGLLGLTIIIFMLVFYKEIVALCFDENFAKLSGIPVTTFNLVFDVLVAITIVISIKIVGVILVSALVVIPALSALQLNLSFRRTMVASVAIAIVSVITGIITSALVGVATSGMIVFIAGAIFVICAIYKKLG, encoded by the coding sequence ATGAGTGATTTTTCAGTACTTGCCAGCTTATTTTCCTACCAATTTTTCCAGTTTGCAGTTCTAGGAGGGATTCTTGCAGGGAGTGCTTGTGCTATGGTTGGAGTTTTCATAGTTCTCAAAAAACAGTCAATGTTAGGTGATGGCCTGGCACATGCTTCGTTTGGAGGCATTGCAATCGGGCTTTTCCTTGGGCTTCTTCCACTCCTGACTGCATTACTTGTTTCCATACTAACTGTGCTGGCAATCTCCTACATGAGAAGACATGGGATTGCGCCTTCAGATGCATCAATTGCAGTGTTTCTTGCACTTGGTTTTGCAACTGGCTTAGTGCTTATCAGTTTAAGTGGTGGTTTCAGTGTAGACCTCTTCTCATATCTTTTTGGCTCTATTCTCACAATCAATGCCATGGACCTTATGGTCATCGGTTTGCTCGGTTTAACCATTATAATCTTCATGCTCGTTTTCTATAAAGAAATTGTGGCTCTATGTTTCGACGAGAATTTTGCGAAACTTTCAGGCATCCCAGTGACAACATTCAACCTTGTTTTTGATGTTCTAGTAGCAATCACAATCGTGATTTCAATAAAGATTGTGGGCGTAATTTTGGTCTCAGCCCTCGTTGTGATACCAGCTCTTTCTGCCCTGCAGCTTAATCTTTCATTCAGGAGAACGATGGTTGCAAGTGTAGCAATTGCAATAGTGAGTGTAATTACGGGAATTATAACTTCAGCACTGGTTGGAGTTGCTACAAGTGGAATGATTGTGTTTATTGCGGGAGCAATATTCGTGATTTGTGCAATTTACAAAAAACTAGGGTAG
- a CDS encoding amidohydrolase family protein: protein MTAGRRRKTLCIGGMIYEGNGKFFRGYIKMKENEIVEVNTGSSPSEDYTGVVIPKFVNAHTHIGDAIVEQEPKGTLEALVAPPNGLKFRMLREKTRTEKIAAMRKCAEEMGKTTACFVDFREEGVEGVANLRKAIKGLKIQAKILGRPDNSARKEISTLLTECDGFAMSSISDWDYSYLATLSSMAKEKGKMFALHASERIREDIEKVLSLKPDFIVHMCRAEPDDFAACAEKNVSVVVCPRSNLLFGSFPDVRKMLDEGVELMLGTDNAMFNVPSIFREMEFLYKCRLKGYIEPERILRMAIDTPRKFFLGKKEFFERGTRAELIVLKLPFTEPAYQVVARGGEHNVMLSI, encoded by the coding sequence ATGACTGCAGGAAGAAGGAGAAAAACGCTGTGCATTGGTGGAATGATTTACGAAGGTAATGGGAAATTTTTCAGAGGTTACATTAAGATGAAGGAGAATGAGATTGTGGAGGTGAACACTGGCTCATCTCCATCTGAGGATTACACAGGCGTCGTGATTCCAAAGTTTGTGAATGCCCATACACACATAGGGGATGCAATTGTGGAGCAGGAGCCAAAAGGGACACTGGAGGCACTAGTTGCGCCCCCTAATGGGCTGAAATTTAGGATGTTAAGAGAGAAGACCCGCACTGAAAAAATCGCAGCGATGCGGAAGTGTGCAGAAGAGATGGGAAAAACCACCGCTTGTTTCGTGGATTTCAGGGAGGAAGGAGTCGAAGGTGTGGCCAATCTGAGAAAGGCAATTAAGGGGCTTAAAATTCAAGCCAAAATTTTAGGAAGACCTGATAATTCCGCCAGAAAGGAAATCTCAACCTTGCTTACGGAATGCGATGGGTTTGCAATGAGTTCAATTTCTGACTGGGATTACAGTTATCTTGCAACCCTAAGTTCAATGGCCAAGGAGAAAGGCAAAATGTTTGCATTGCATGCTTCCGAGCGGATAAGGGAGGACATTGAAAAGGTACTTTCCCTGAAGCCTGACTTCATTGTGCATATGTGCAGAGCTGAGCCAGATGACTTTGCTGCCTGTGCTGAAAAAAATGTGTCAGTTGTGGTTTGTCCAAGAAGTAATCTCCTGTTTGGAAGTTTCCCTGATGTCAGAAAAATGCTGGATGAGGGTGTTGAGCTCATGCTCGGTACTGACAATGCAATGTTCAATGTTCCAAGCATTTTTAGGGAAATGGAATTTCTTTACAAGTGCAGGCTGAAGGGATACATAGAGCCAGAAAGGATTTTGAGAATGGCGATAGACACCCCAAGGAAATTTTTCCTTGGCAAGAAGGAGTTTTTTGAGAGGGGCACAAGAGCTGAACTGATTGTTCTGAAACTTCCATTTACTGAGCCGGCGTATCAGGTTGTGGCCAGAGGAGGGGAGCACAATGTGATGCTCTCAATTTGA
- a CDS encoding NAD(P)/FAD-dependent oxidoreductase, with protein MENPDYDVVIIGGGPAGLTLGKALGKKHRVLVVEEHEKIGKPLQCAGLVSSRVLELTKLWDCVVAKFNGATLYSPSWKDFRFSANTIKAYAIDREKFDEKLGERYRRYGELSLNTKLIGAKVNEGKVEVVLRNKHGEKKLTAKVVVGADGVVSTTRKLFKFNEPEEYIATYGAEVKNFGVKEVEIYTGRNFAPGFFGWAVPCGDYVRLGIGSAEGHPKRYFDALVEEIQKRRNVKIEKVRTITGAIPLGLYDEFVKDNVVLVGDAACHVKPISGGGLYLGISAALICADVLERALLENNFSKKRMGEYPRRFLQTFKKEIKFGMRARKVLRNISDETVETAVEILCSCAEAKNVIAKYGDIDYPSLLLKPLLKHCPKLVKLALPSISDML; from the coding sequence ATGGAAAATCCCGATTATGATGTGGTGATTATCGGTGGCGGACCCGCAGGGCTGACGCTCGGTAAAGCACTTGGAAAAAAACACAGGGTTCTGGTTGTTGAGGAACATGAGAAAATTGGAAAGCCGTTGCAGTGTGCAGGGCTTGTTTCTTCCCGAGTTCTGGAACTTACAAAACTCTGGGATTGTGTAGTGGCAAAGTTTAATGGGGCAACACTCTATTCTCCATCATGGAAGGATTTCCGTTTCTCTGCAAATACAATCAAGGCCTATGCAATAGACAGGGAAAAATTTGACGAAAAACTTGGTGAGAGGTATAGACGATATGGAGAACTTTCGCTCAATACCAAACTCATAGGTGCAAAGGTAAATGAGGGAAAGGTTGAAGTGGTTTTGAGGAACAAACATGGAGAGAAAAAGCTCACAGCAAAGGTGGTTGTGGGCGCCGATGGTGTTGTGAGTACCACACGAAAGTTATTCAAATTCAATGAACCAGAGGAATACATTGCCACCTATGGCGCAGAAGTGAAGAACTTTGGAGTAAAAGAGGTCGAGATTTACACTGGAAGAAACTTTGCACCCGGGTTTTTCGGCTGGGCGGTTCCATGCGGCGACTATGTGCGGCTGGGCATTGGTTCTGCAGAGGGGCATCCCAAACGCTACTTCGACGCACTCGTTGAAGAAATCCAGAAAAGAAGAAATGTGAAAATTGAGAAAGTTAGAACAATAACTGGAGCGATTCCACTTGGGCTCTATGATGAATTTGTAAAGGATAATGTTGTGCTTGTGGGTGATGCCGCCTGCCATGTCAAACCTATTAGCGGTGGTGGACTCTACCTCGGAATTTCTGCTGCCTTAATTTGTGCAGATGTGCTTGAGCGTGCACTCCTGGAGAATAACTTCTCCAAAAAGAGAATGGGAGAGTATCCACGGCGTTTCCTCCAGACCTTCAAGAAAGAAATTAAGTTTGGAATGAGAGCCAGGAAAGTGCTGAGAAACATCTCTGACGAGACAGTTGAAACTGCAGTTGAAATTTTGTGCTCATGTGCGGAAGCAAAAAATGTGATTGCGAAGTATGGCGACATTGACTACCCATCACTTCTTCTTAAGCCGCTTCTTAAACATTGCCCGAAACTGGTTAAACTTGCCCTTCCATCTATAAGTGATATGCTGTAG
- a CDS encoding tetratricopeptide repeat protein translates to METKKFPPIFADREKEIAILRKAMNDCKEGRGSTILITGEAGIGKTRLAEEFTEICAQEDFVVLYSSCVGNNEPAYLPVLSALEKYAKKVSEQTETYIPIGLAGFQSFEVEERNPNGLSKERTRALEHLFKQFLEISKRQPVLFVIDDLHYADSATLAFFHYLARNIKKERIIALAAYVEDYASGDTSLAKTLKNMNIERLYTLLKPESLGKEEIQLIVEQLGFEESEEIAKYIHERTSGHLFFTVEFLAAMKSMGVKDIENIKKMALPPSIKEIVKFRISKLSEKSRKVLVTGAILGRVFEYRVLKELVDIAEEELLDCIDELILQHFLFETDEVEEGYRFASNTSHEVVYGELSASRKRIMHQKAGEVIEKYHGGDEKFWSALAYHYRACHNKDKFVEYAVKAGKSAAKRFANDEAIEFLQGAIEVLGDAPEEASQKVELLWDLAEVLEIAGRYDDALETLKIRITHLTPEQPVEIGKSYRSRCEIYIQKGDYDNALEEVEKAEQVLSGVVGGELELARAWSEKGVVYTRKGEYKKAIELEEKANAVFERLNAEWEQGNAVHRIGTCYWYLGEFDKALEMYRRALEFREKTGDLRGMAGAYNNIGNVLGDKGDYEKALEFLRKSLELYRKIGDLSGIARTYNNIGVTCQDKGDYEKALEFLTKSLELKEKLGDLSGISTSCNNIGLLYHHKGNYEKALEFYRRSIELFEKIGEVWGTSSTYFNIGAIYVVKGDYEKALDLFTKSLELKEKIWDVDGIGWAYYGLGEVYRNKEEYEKALEFYKKSCEIRKEIGEKGEMCKSLLGVVECYLGLNDTIASKKYLEEARTILDEISMKEHEALFYQILGELLVAEGEAAKAEVELKKSIEIYERTGILDMEYHKTLFELGKIRKDKALLEKALAFFEKIGNKNWVERVRKEIETL, encoded by the coding sequence GTGGAAACAAAAAAATTTCCTCCAATTTTTGCGGACAGAGAAAAGGAAATTGCCATTCTCAGAAAAGCAATGAATGATTGCAAGGAAGGAAGAGGAAGCACTATTTTAATTACTGGCGAAGCAGGAATTGGAAAAACACGGCTTGCTGAAGAGTTTACGGAGATTTGTGCACAAGAGGACTTTGTTGTACTTTACTCGAGCTGTGTTGGAAACAACGAACCCGCTTATTTGCCAGTGCTTTCAGCCCTTGAAAAATATGCCAAAAAAGTTTCAGAGCAAACAGAAACATACATTCCAATCGGACTTGCGGGCTTTCAGAGTTTTGAGGTGGAGGAGAGAAATCCAAATGGGCTTTCAAAAGAGCGAACAAGAGCCCTTGAGCATCTGTTTAAGCAGTTTCTTGAAATTTCAAAAAGGCAACCAGTGCTTTTTGTCATTGATGACCTGCATTATGCTGACTCTGCAACTCTTGCATTCTTTCACTATCTTGCAAGAAACATAAAGAAGGAGAGAATCATTGCCCTTGCTGCTTATGTGGAGGATTATGCTAGTGGAGACACTTCGCTTGCCAAAACACTGAAAAATATGAATATTGAACGCCTGTACACTCTTTTGAAACCGGAGAGTTTGGGTAAAGAAGAGATACAGTTGATTGTCGAGCAATTGGGATTTGAAGAATCTGAGGAAATAGCAAAGTACATTCACGAAAGAACTTCAGGGCATTTGTTTTTTACAGTTGAATTTCTGGCTGCAATGAAGAGTATGGGAGTTAAGGACATAGAAAACATAAAAAAGATGGCCTTGCCTCCAAGCATTAAGGAAATCGTAAAGTTCCGTATCTCAAAACTGAGTGAAAAATCAAGGAAGGTTTTGGTTACCGGAGCAATCCTGGGAAGGGTTTTTGAGTACAGGGTATTGAAAGAGCTCGTGGACATAGCCGAGGAAGAACTCTTGGATTGTATAGATGAACTGATTCTCCAACACTTTCTTTTTGAGACAGATGAGGTTGAGGAGGGCTATAGATTTGCAAGCAACACTTCTCATGAAGTTGTCTATGGAGAGTTAAGTGCTTCACGAAAAAGAATCATGCACCAGAAGGCGGGTGAAGTGATAGAGAAGTATCATGGTGGCGATGAAAAATTCTGGAGTGCACTAGCATATCATTACAGGGCGTGCCACAATAAAGATAAATTTGTGGAGTACGCCGTGAAAGCAGGGAAAAGTGCTGCAAAAAGATTTGCAAATGATGAGGCAATCGAGTTTCTGCAGGGTGCCATAGAAGTACTAGGTGATGCTCCAGAAGAAGCTTCCCAGAAAGTCGAACTCCTCTGGGACCTTGCAGAGGTTCTTGAGATTGCTGGCAGGTATGACGATGCACTTGAAACTCTTAAAATTAGAATTACACACCTAACCCCAGAACAACCTGTAGAGATAGGTAAGAGTTACAGGAGCAGATGTGAGATTTACATCCAGAAAGGAGATTACGACAATGCACTGGAAGAAGTGGAGAAGGCAGAGCAAGTTCTTTCTGGCGTGGTAGGTGGAGAACTTGAGCTTGCAAGAGCCTGGAGTGAAAAAGGGGTTGTATATACCCGCAAGGGTGAATACAAGAAAGCAATTGAACTGGAGGAGAAGGCAAATGCTGTGTTCGAGCGTTTGAATGCGGAGTGGGAGCAAGGAAACGCAGTTCATAGAATTGGAACATGTTACTGGTATCTCGGAGAGTTTGACAAAGCCCTTGAGATGTACAGGAGGGCACTCGAATTTCGTGAAAAAACTGGTGATTTGCGTGGGATGGCTGGGGCATACAACAACATAGGGAATGTCTTGGGCGATAAAGGAGATTACGAGAAGGCACTGGAATTCTTGAGAAAAAGCTTGGAATTGTACAGAAAAATAGGCGACCTTTCTGGCATCGCCAGAACATATAACAACATTGGAGTTACTTGCCAAGACAAAGGGGACTATGAGAAGGCACTGGAGTTTTTGACGAAAAGCTTGGAATTGAAGGAAAAATTAGGGGACCTCTCAGGGATTTCAACTTCGTGCAACAACATTGGACTTCTTTACCATCACAAGGGTAACTACGAGAAGGCACTGGAGTTCTATAGAAGAAGCATAGAATTGTTTGAGAAAATCGGAGAGGTCTGGGGCACATCCTCAACATATTTTAACATTGGAGCTATCTATGTTGTGAAAGGCGACTATGAGAAGGCACTGGACCTGTTCACAAAAAGCTTGGAATTGAAAGAAAAAATCTGGGATGTGGATGGGATTGGATGGGCATACTATGGACTCGGTGAAGTTTACCGGAATAAGGAAGAATACGAAAAGGCACTTGAGTTTTACAAAAAAAGCTGCGAGATACGAAAAGAAATTGGGGAAAAAGGAGAGATGTGCAAGAGTTTGCTTGGTGTCGTAGAGTGTTATTTAGGATTGAATGATACCATTGCCAGTAAAAAGTACCTTGAAGAGGCAAGAACAATACTGGATGAGATTTCAATGAAAGAACATGAGGCCCTGTTTTACCAGATTTTGGGCGAACTGCTTGTTGCGGAAGGAGAGGCAGCAAAAGCAGAGGTAGAACTGAAAAAGTCAATTGAAATTTACGAAAGAACTGGAATCTTAGATATGGAGTATCATAAAACATTATTCGAGCTCGGAAAAATAAGAAAAGACAAGGCGTTGCTTGAGAAGGCACTGGCATTTTTTGAAAAAATTGGGAATAAGAACTGGGTGGAAAGGGTTAGGAAAGAAATTGAGACATTGTAA
- a CDS encoding oxidoreductase: MEKLKIAIPLGSTCSGCDVAILDTNEKILELAENAEIVFWPTAMDFKLEDFEKFGSKEVDISIFHGPIRTSEHLHVAKLAREKSKLVVAFGACACFGGVFGLINLFNKEEMFEEVYKNTVTTENPDGTKPQEKIVLDGMELTMPEWFDSSRPLNAVIDVDYYLPGCPPSPTLISQLIDIAIAYRKTGELPKKGTVIGSQKSLCDECPRKRDNKAIFDIYRVHEKTPEPEKCLLEQGIICLGPATRGGCGVQCITANMPCRGCMGPLPNVTDQGAKMLSALASIVGVGKEKELGEANLQKILDKIVDPVGTFYRYTLPSGIVNRNIKKQGGD; encoded by the coding sequence ATGGAAAAACTCAAGATAGCCATACCTCTTGGCTCTACATGCTCAGGCTGCGATGTGGCAATTCTTGATACAAACGAAAAAATTCTGGAGCTTGCTGAAAACGCTGAGATTGTGTTCTGGCCCACTGCAATGGATTTCAAACTCGAGGATTTTGAAAAGTTTGGAAGCAAGGAAGTTGATATAAGCATCTTTCATGGGCCAATAAGAACTTCTGAACATCTGCATGTTGCAAAGCTGGCAAGGGAGAAATCCAAGCTGGTTGTTGCCTTTGGTGCCTGCGCCTGCTTTGGAGGTGTTTTCGGGCTGATTAATCTCTTCAACAAGGAGGAGATGTTTGAAGAAGTTTATAAAAATACTGTGACAACGGAGAATCCAGATGGTACAAAACCTCAGGAAAAAATTGTGCTGGATGGAATGGAACTTACAATGCCCGAATGGTTTGATAGTTCAAGACCGCTCAACGCTGTTATTGATGTGGACTATTATTTGCCAGGTTGTCCACCATCTCCAACACTAATCTCTCAACTCATTGATATTGCAATTGCTTATAGAAAGACTGGTGAGTTGCCAAAGAAGGGCACGGTAATTGGAAGCCAGAAATCGCTATGTGATGAATGCCCGAGAAAGCGAGATAACAAGGCAATATTTGACATTTACAGGGTGCATGAAAAAACGCCTGAACCAGAAAAATGTTTGCTTGAGCAGGGCATAATTTGTCTTGGACCGGCAACCAGAGGTGGCTGTGGAGTGCAATGCATCACTGCAAACATGCCCTGCAGGGGATGTATGGGCCCATTGCCCAATGTTACTGACCAGGGCGCTAAAATGCTCTCTGCTCTTGCCTCAATCGTAGGCGTTGGTAAGGAGAAAGAACTGGGTGAAGCTAATCTGCAGAAAATCCTTGATAAAATTGTGGACCCAGTAGGAACATTCTACCGCTATACACTACCCTCCGGTATTGTTAATAGAAATATAAAGAAGCAAGGGGGTGACTAA
- a CDS encoding Ni/Fe hydrogenase subunit alpha: protein MKSKKITIEPITRLEGEAKISIFLNEKGNVENAFFQVVELRGFEKFCQGRPVEEMPRIVPMICGVCPGPHHIASGKAVDAVFNAEVPETAKKLRELYLCAHTAHSHILHFYALAAPDFVVGPDAPKEKRNILGLIEKVGLDAGKIVIKYRAHAQKIQQMLSGRATHSVFAIPGGVSKPLDETERIQIEEMGKEMVEYGKKSLEIFENVVLKNKDYVDLIMGDVYKLKTNFQGLVDKDGKVAFYDGIFRAIDTKGNEIVKYDGKEYYKHLGEHVEPWSSLKFTYLKAIGWKGFVDGDGTGIYRVGPLARINVANGFTTPLANEEYKKFFEVFKTRPVQNTLAYHWARLIETLYVSERILELASDKSITAKDVRGKLGKPGEGVGFVEAPRGSLFHHYWADENGIIKKVNLLVATGHNNASMNLGIARTAKALIKNGEVSDKLLNMVEMNFRAYDPCLACATHTLPGTLPITITIYDSQGKVLREMGNLP, encoded by the coding sequence ATGAAGTCAAAGAAAATCACAATTGAACCCATAACAAGGCTTGAAGGCGAGGCAAAAATCTCAATCTTTCTGAATGAGAAGGGAAATGTGGAGAATGCTTTCTTCCAGGTTGTTGAACTTCGTGGTTTTGAAAAATTCTGTCAGGGGAGGCCAGTTGAGGAAATGCCCAGAATTGTGCCAATGATTTGCGGTGTTTGCCCTGGCCCTCATCACATTGCCTCTGGTAAAGCAGTTGATGCTGTGTTCAACGCAGAGGTGCCGGAAACGGCGAAGAAGCTGCGAGAGCTTTATCTCTGTGCTCATACCGCCCACAGCCACATTCTTCATTTCTATGCGCTTGCCGCTCCTGATTTTGTTGTCGGTCCTGATGCACCGAAGGAGAAAAGAAACATCCTTGGCCTGATTGAAAAGGTTGGACTGGATGCAGGAAAGATTGTGATTAAATATCGTGCCCATGCCCAGAAAATCCAGCAGATGCTTTCTGGTAGGGCGACACATTCTGTCTTTGCAATTCCAGGTGGTGTTTCCAAGCCCCTTGATGAAACCGAGCGAATTCAGATTGAAGAAATGGGTAAGGAAATGGTGGAATATGGGAAAAAGTCGCTGGAGATTTTTGAGAATGTGGTGCTGAAGAACAAGGACTATGTGGACTTGATAATGGGCGATGTTTACAAGCTTAAAACCAATTTTCAAGGTCTCGTAGACAAAGATGGAAAGGTTGCGTTTTACGATGGCATTTTCCGTGCGATAGATACCAAGGGAAATGAGATAGTCAAGTATGATGGCAAAGAATACTATAAGCATCTGGGTGAACATGTGGAACCATGGTCATCTTTGAAATTTACCTATCTGAAGGCGATTGGCTGGAAGGGGTTTGTGGATGGGGATGGAACAGGGATTTACCGCGTAGGGCCACTGGCAAGAATAAATGTTGCAAATGGCTTTACAACGCCTCTGGCAAATGAAGAATACAAGAAATTCTTCGAGGTCTTCAAAACAAGGCCAGTGCAGAACACACTTGCATATCACTGGGCGAGATTGATTGAAACCCTCTATGTGAGCGAAAGGATTCTGGAACTTGCATCAGACAAGAGCATTACTGCAAAGGATGTTAGAGGCAAACTCGGAAAGCCAGGTGAAGGAGTTGGGTTTGTGGAAGCCCCAAGAGGTTCGCTCTTCCACCATTACTGGGCTGATGAAAATGGAATAATTAAGAAGGTTAACTTGCTTGTGGCAACAGGTCATAACAACGCAAGTATGAATTTGGGCATCGCAAGAACTGCGAAAGCCCTAATAAAGAACGGAGAGGTAAGTGATAAACTGCTGAACATGGTGGAGATGAACTTCCGAGCTTACGACCCCTGCCTTGCCTGTGCAACTCACACATTGCCTGGCACACTGCCAATAACAATCACAATCTACGATAGCCAGGGAAAAGTTTTGAGGGAGATGGGCAATCTCCCCTAG